A window from Chitinophaga filiformis encodes these proteins:
- a CDS encoding glycine cleavage system protein H has protein sequence MKISTVSRPRINFTSNHEWIDFNGTVGFVGISAHRLKGIKNIVNVKWHNPKGTVEKGAVIAEIHTTEQVIPVCAPLSCKYLGRNQKLSGDLNLILESPQDNGWLFFVTPVKIYNQEPLLSPEHYQKLIRTKVAN, from the coding sequence ATGAAAATATCAACTGTTTCTCGCCCGAGAATTAATTTCACCAGCAATCATGAGTGGATTGATTTTAATGGTACTGTTGGCTTCGTAGGTATTTCAGCCCATCGATTAAAAGGAATTAAGAATATAGTTAATGTAAAATGGCATAATCCTAAGGGTACGGTTGAGAAAGGCGCTGTTATCGCTGAAATTCACACAACAGAACAGGTGATCCCGGTATGTGCTCCGCTTAGTTGTAAATATCTTGGACGAAATCAGAAGTTGTCCGGTGATCTGAACCTTATATTGGAAAGTCCACAGGACAATGGGTGGTTATTCTTCGTAACTCCGGTAAAGATCTATAACCAGGAGCCGCTGCTTTCACCTGAACATTATCAGAAACTGATACGCACCAAAGTTGCCAATTGA
- a CDS encoding methyltransferase, which yields MGNVITRPTWFLADASFDWLYPERIQRMSGRHWTPLSIARKAAAFLAEEGKKVLDIGSGVGKFTLIGAHYNPRTFFYGVEQRSELHHYALAAQEYTRTENAAFFNLNFTQVNLAAYDHFYFYNAFFENLDVNDRIDHNIEYSDSLYQYYTRYLFRELNKKPAGTRLVTFHSLEDEIPPGYELKEASADFMLKMWVKR from the coding sequence ATGGGAAACGTAATAACGAGACCGACATGGTTCCTGGCGGATGCCTCATTTGACTGGTTATATCCCGAAAGGATCCAGCGGATGTCGGGAAGGCATTGGACCCCACTCAGCATCGCCAGGAAAGCTGCCGCCTTTCTGGCAGAAGAAGGGAAGAAGGTACTCGATATTGGAAGTGGTGTAGGCAAATTTACCCTTATTGGCGCCCATTATAATCCCCGGACCTTTTTCTATGGCGTAGAACAGAGAAGCGAACTACATCATTATGCACTGGCCGCTCAGGAGTATACAAGGACTGAGAATGCAGCATTTTTTAACCTGAACTTCACACAGGTGAACCTTGCTGCCTATGATCATTTTTATTTTTACAATGCGTTTTTTGAGAATCTGGACGTCAATGACCGGATAGATCACAATATTGAATATTCCGACAGTTTGTACCAGTATTATACCCGGTACCTATTCAGGGAGCTCAACAAGAAGCCTGCCGGAACCAGGCTGGTGACCTTTCACAGCCTGGAAGATGAAATACCGCCAGGCTATGAGCTGAAGGAGGCTTCTGCAGATTTCATGTTGAAAATGTGGGTGAAAAGGTAG
- a CDS encoding Crp/Fnr family transcriptional regulator has translation MSIRDKFPIDKWDFKSESVLADLPPAVYEMLTAHMSERVYKKNELLFREGTYPSGIYYIIKGKVKKYKVDKEGKEQIIYIADTGQLIGYHAILSEERYPDSATVIEESTIVFIPKEDFLNTIDRSPLLSNRLLKTLSHEFAVLANSLTMFARKTVRERLALQLIVIREKYKANVVEGMPVEINISREDLASLVGTARENVVRVLTEFKENNILETKGRKIIIRDVNQLIAIANYK, from the coding sequence ATGAGTATCCGGGATAAGTTTCCAATTGACAAATGGGATTTTAAAAGTGAGTCCGTCCTGGCTGACCTGCCACCGGCTGTCTATGAGATGCTGACAGCACACATGAGTGAGCGGGTTTACAAGAAAAACGAACTGCTGTTCAGGGAAGGGACCTATCCTTCCGGTATATATTATATCATTAAAGGCAAGGTCAAAAAATACAAGGTAGATAAAGAAGGCAAGGAACAGATCATTTATATCGCCGATACAGGGCAGCTGATCGGTTACCATGCTATCTTGTCAGAGGAAAGGTACCCCGACTCTGCTACTGTGATAGAAGAAAGCACCATCGTATTTATCCCTAAAGAAGATTTCCTGAACACCATAGACCGTTCTCCCTTGCTTAGCAACAGGCTGCTTAAAACCCTGAGCCACGAATTTGCGGTGCTGGCAAACAGCCTTACCATGTTTGCCCGCAAAACGGTACGTGAACGGCTTGCCCTGCAGTTGATCGTTATCCGCGAGAAGTATAAAGCAAATGTCGTGGAAGGGATGCCCGTAGAAATAAATATCAGCCGTGAAGACCTGGCCAGCCTGGTAGGTACTGCACGGGAGAATGTGGTAAGGGTATTGACCGAGTTTAAAGAAAATAATATACTGGAAACAAAAGGCAGAAAGATCATCATCAGGGACGTCAATCAGCTGATCGCAATAGCGAATTATAAATAG
- a CDS encoding class I SAM-dependent methyltransferase: MGNIRNITSRSSWYVSDAAFDWLYPQRIQKLSMQHWTPMEVAKRSAGFLATGDGKRILDIGSGVGKFCLIGGYHFPEATFYGIEQRKELYHYARAAKELTEAKNVEFIHGNFTQIDFEDFDHFYFYNAFFENLVEDGQIDQQIEYSSSLYNYYARYMYKGLDSKPSGTRLVTFHSLEDEIPPSYQLVDATVDFLLKMWVKR, encoded by the coding sequence ATGGGAAACATTAGAAATATTACATCGAGATCATCCTGGTACGTAAGTGATGCCGCATTTGACTGGTTATATCCACAGAGAATTCAGAAGCTATCTATGCAACACTGGACGCCAATGGAGGTTGCCAAAAGATCCGCCGGCTTTCTGGCCACCGGAGATGGAAAAAGGATCCTGGACATTGGGAGCGGTGTTGGTAAGTTTTGCCTTATCGGCGGGTATCATTTCCCGGAGGCTACATTTTATGGCATAGAACAGCGAAAGGAGCTCTACCATTATGCCCGTGCAGCCAAAGAATTAACGGAGGCAAAAAATGTCGAGTTTATCCACGGCAATTTCACACAGATAGATTTTGAAGACTTTGATCATTTCTACTTTTACAATGCCTTTTTCGAGAATTTAGTGGAGGATGGACAAATTGATCAGCAGATAGAGTATTCCAGCAGCCTGTATAACTACTATGCCCGGTATATGTATAAAGGACTGGACAGTAAGCCAAGCGGTACCCGCCTGGTGACCTTTCACAGCCTGGAAGACGAAATACCGCCCAGTTATCAACTGGTGGACGCCACGGTCGATTTCCTGCTGAAAATGTGGGTAAAGCGCTGA
- a CDS encoding ADP-ribosylation/crystallin J1, with amino-acid sequence METITLYRPTGLKEFMLIAAADFKSFPPRLSWQPIFYPVLNQAYAEQIAFEWNTHDEASGYCGIVTRFRVDSSFVEKYAPQNVGSIGHDELWIPAEDLKDFNRHIQGGIEIVSTFLGEQFVRPEDPVLAEMIISRRREYQQ; translated from the coding sequence ATGGAAACAATCACCCTTTATCGTCCTACAGGATTGAAAGAATTCATGCTGATAGCCGCTGCAGATTTTAAAAGTTTTCCCCCGAGACTTTCCTGGCAGCCTATTTTTTACCCCGTGCTTAACCAGGCCTATGCGGAACAGATCGCGTTTGAGTGGAATACGCATGATGAAGCCTCCGGCTATTGCGGTATTGTTACCCGGTTCAGGGTCGATAGCTCTTTTGTTGAAAAATATGCCCCGCAGAATGTCGGCAGCATTGGCCATGATGAACTCTGGATACCTGCGGAAGACCTGAAGGACTTCAACCGGCATATCCAGGGAGGCATTGAAATAGTAAGCACCTTCCTGGGAGAACAGTTTGTAAGGCCTGAAGATCCCGTACTCGCTGAAATGATTATTTCCAGGCGCAGGGAATACCAGCAGTAA
- a CDS encoding Crp/Fnr family transcriptional regulator — MSLAGLFPIDKWNFKSHSILNNLPEDEHTDLFSHMQEQRYGKGEVIFREGAVASGIFFIKKGKVKKYQVDQTGREQIIYVANTGELIGYHAILAEEYYPDSAATLEESVISFIPKEDFTAVLERSIVLPRRLLKALSHEFTVLTNSISVFAHRSVKERLAIALIVLREKFKAETLPGEEIMINLSRSDLANMVGTGNENIVRILTEFKAAGILNSQGRKIWITDVKELIRLSGYGIQG; from the coding sequence ATGAGTTTAGCAGGTCTCTTTCCCATCGATAAATGGAATTTCAAATCGCACTCCATATTGAACAATCTGCCGGAGGATGAGCATACTGATCTCTTTTCACATATGCAGGAACAGCGATATGGCAAGGGGGAGGTCATCTTCAGGGAGGGAGCTGTGGCTTCCGGCATTTTCTTTATCAAAAAGGGAAAGGTGAAGAAGTACCAGGTGGACCAGACCGGCAGGGAGCAGATCATATATGTGGCCAATACCGGGGAACTGATCGGATACCATGCAATTCTGGCGGAGGAATATTACCCTGACTCTGCCGCTACATTAGAAGAAAGCGTTATTTCATTTATTCCCAAGGAAGATTTTACAGCTGTGCTGGAAAGATCCATTGTATTACCCCGCAGATTACTGAAAGCACTCAGCCACGAATTCACTGTACTGACCAACAGTATTTCTGTATTTGCACACCGCTCTGTAAAGGAAAGGCTGGCCATTGCCTTAATTGTATTACGTGAAAAATTCAAGGCAGAAACACTACCAGGAGAAGAAATAATGATCAACCTTTCCCGTAGTGACCTTGCCAACATGGTCGGTACGGGCAATGAAAATATTGTCAGGATACTTACAGAGTTTAAAGCTGCCGGTATTTTGAATTCGCAGGGCAGAAAGATCTGGATCACGGATGTGAAGGAGCTGATCAGGTTGTCAGGCTATGGGATTCAAGGGTGA